In Kazachstania africana CBS 2517 chromosome 4, complete genome, the following are encoded in one genomic region:
- the KSP1 gene encoding putative serine/threonine protein kinase KSP1 (similar to Saccharomyces cerevisiae KSP1 (YHR082C); ancestral locus Anc_5.376) — MSLDYEIYKEGGVLNNRYQKIEDISEGSYGYVSLAKDINLKKLVAIKYIFDLNDNDQHDGSNNSSFEKQNLRNMVSKDVKDKLSNRVCLEAMYEIEIQNKIGLHKNITALLDYFDSYIIMEYCSGGDLYEAIKDDIIPRKTKLYNHMFNQILDAIEFVHKKSIFHRDIKPENILINNTIDWTIKLTDWGLATVNKTSMNRNVGSERYMAPELFESNLDINERREPYQCDKIDLWAIGIVFLNVVFHKNPFKVANQSDKSFCYFAANREALFDVFSTMAYDFFQVLRYCLTIDPDNRDLIKMRYELANLSEFTLDDDYYNKLEDGYDTWSQKTNTNERVTPSPPPPVPPSSAPVNLPSPIASSKPLPKIEVHHAADEKPFDPYYNSLQIPKFTNYNKQHYNHNLNYNTLHKERAKSAPRSKYYKRNRNNNNNNINNNKNDNYYNSHYNNLNNYLSKGVKIEQRNKSKIIKNSRKPLGIPAPNSHINNYMKEHARENNGKTFNTKDFFTPPSVHNRYMEGYHKKNRTKHRRPSTTGNKQRFSFSNNNVTSGVLRRGSATVQHSPGTYIPPNARSNIYNSIPQVLTTNSSHSNVFENDMDDDDILFTLDENNEFINNFNDLSITNNKPAKSTAFPDLLKSPVTQEATLNTNNAFINPFAATDDQTKFRPGKYVLPHHRKQSSMTEATKPIITNDVFNSRLEEDDDDNVLIFEDEDDDDDGAQGGTGIDKFGPYQIYDNETEINKFRKFSENSSKSQEDKIIGSLETYKNNWIIQQD; from the coding sequence ATGAGTTTAGATTATGAAATATACAAAGAAGGCGGTGTTTTGAACAATAGATATCAGAAGATCGAAGATATTAGCGAAGGTTCGTATGGTTACGTTTCATTAGCAAAGgatatcaatttgaaaaaattagttgctatcaaatatatttttgatttaaatgataatgacCAACATGATGGTTCCAATAATTCAAGTTTCgagaaacaaaatttacGAAATATGGTTTCTAAAGACGTCAAGGATAAATTATCTAATAGAGTTTGTCTTGAAGCAATgtatgaaattgaaattcaaaataaaattggtCTTCATAAAAACATCACAGCATTATtagattattttgattccTACATCATTATGGAATATTGTTCAGGTGGCGATCTTTACGAAGCTATTAAAGACGATATTATTCCAAGAAAGACAAAACTTTATAATCATATGtttaatcaaattttagatGCAATCGAATTTGTTCACAAGAAATCCATTTTCCACAGAGATATTAAACCtgagaatattttgattaataACACAATAGATTGGACTATTAAATTAACTGATTGGGGGCTTGCTACTGTAAATAAAACATCGATGAATAGGAACGTTGGTAGTGAAAGATATATGGCACCGGAActttttgaatcaaatcttgatatcaatgaaagaagagaaCCTTATCAAtgtgataaaattgatttatgGGCTATCGGTATTGTCTTTCTAAATGTAGTTTTCCATAAGAATCCATTTAAAGTTGCTAATCAGAGTGATAAGTCATTTTGTTATTTTGCTGCAAATAGGGAAGCTCTTTTCGATGTCTTCTCTACAATGGCTTATGACTTCTTTCAAGTCCTAAGGTATTGTTTAACCATCGATCCTGATAATAGAGACCTTATCAAAATGAGATACGAACTAGCAAATTTATCTGAATTCACTTTAGATGATGACTATTACAATAAACTCGAAGATGGATATGATACTTGGTCTCAAAAAACAAACACCAACGAAAGAGTCACACCATCACCTCCGCCACCAGTACCACCTTCTTCTGCACCTGTAAATTTACCATCCCCAATCGCCTCTTCAAAGCCATTACCCAAAATTGAAGTACATCATGCGGCAGATGAAAAACCATTTGATCCATACTACAATTCATTacaaattccaaaattcaCTAATTATAATAAACAACATTACAATCACAATCTTAATTATAACACATTGCATAAAGAAAGAGCAAAATCTGCTCCAAGATCCAAATATTACAAACGTAATcgcaacaacaacaacaataatatcaataacaataaaaatgataactATTACAACTCAcattataataatttaaaCAATTATCTCTCAAAGGGAGttaaaattgaacaaaGAAACAAGAGCAAAATCATCAAGAATTCAAGAAAGCCACTTGGAATTCCTGCACCAAATAGTCACATAAATAACTATATGAAAGAACATGCTCGCGAAAACAATGGTAAAACTTTCAATACAAAGGATTTTTTCACTCCACCGAGTGTGCATAATAGATATATGGAAGGCTACCATAAAAAGAATAGAACTAAGCATAGAAGGCCTAGCACAACTGGTAATAAACAAAGATTCAGTTTCAGTAATAACAACGTTACAAGTGGCGTCTTAAGACGGGGATCTGCTACCGTACAGCATTCTCCAGGTACTTATATTCCACCGAATGCGAGATCCAACATCTATAACTCAATACCACAAGTTTTGACAACAAATAGTAGCCATAGTAATGTTTTCGAGAATGACAtggatgatgatgatattttattcacTTTGGATGAAAAcaatgaatttatcaataatttcaatgatttaTCAATTACCAATAATAAGCCAGCTAAGAGTACTGCATTTCCTGATCTATTAAAGTCCCCAGTCACCCAAGAAGCGACTTTAAACACTAATAATGCTTTTATTAACCCGTTTGCTGCTACGGATGATCAGACTAAATTTAGACCTGGGAAGTACGTACTACCACATCATAGGAAACAGTCTTCAATGACAGAGGCTACAAAACCGATTATCACAAATGACGTCTTCAATAGCCGCctagaagaagatgatgacgataATGTTTTAATCTTTGAAgacgaagatgatgatgacgatggAGCTCAAGGTGGCACTGGAATCGACAAATTCGGCccttatcaaatttacGATAATGAAACTGAAATCAATAAGTTCCGTAAATTCTCTGAGAATAGTAGTAAGTCCCAGGAGGACAAGATCATTGGATCTTTAGAAACCTACAAGAATAATTGGATTATTCAACAAGATTAA